AGCCATACATCACGCGGACCATCCTCGCAAAGTTTAGTGATGCTGTGATGAAGCTATGCGATAGTGTTGACGTTGTCCCAGAGAAGCATTCCCTATTCAGACCCTCCCATTCACTCCCGATCATCTCCAGCATGTGCTTCTCTGCGTCACCATGAGGATTTTCTCTTTGGTACAACTCCTTGTATGATCCATCCAGCCCATTTTGCGATTCATCCTGCATGAGACAGAGAACAAAAATGTTAGATCATGCCTTATTTGGTCAATACTGACGTGTATGTTGACCCACCATGATATGAACTGAATGAATTTATCTAAAATTGTTGTTAGTGCATATCCTAAATTCTTATGTGATGAAGTTCTCGGTGTGTTCAGACCTTTGCACTGCCCATGTCATCCCAGAGCCTCATGATCTTTGCAGGGCAGGAGATGACACGATGGATGTCGTCATTGTTGCCCTCTGGTAATTCATGTCCCAACATGAAGAAAAGATGCATGAATACAAGTGGAGCTCCTGAAGTGACAACCCCGTTTCTTAGATAGTCCTCGGATGTAGGAACCTGATTAGTAGATAACCATTTCCCCTCGGTCATGAATCCATCAAACAAAGTTGCCCACTGTAAGAAGAAAAAAGGCAGGCAACTAAGATTATTTCTTCCACTGTTTTTTTACTTGATATTATTTTTGTAAATAAATCTACGTAATTGCACATGTGTTGCAACAGGTACACATATATTTTGTATGTAATCATTGTGATTTACATGCCATTTTAGTGTTAGTGTGATTACATACCAAAAAGAAACTTCAGCTGATAACTGAATCAATACTTATTACTTATTGGCTTAACAATGAAAATAATGCGATTTTGTATGATAAGCCAATAAAACGAGGGATAGTTGACATGATGCAAGGAAATCCGGTTGAAATCAATAAAACAGGGAATGGAGGACGTGGTGTGGGAATGGATATGATGGATGGAAGATAGGAACATCACGGAACCTTATGCAGAAGAGATTACTCACAAAATTGTTGTTATATTTAGCTGATTAGGAAAAATGAAATTAAAGAGAAATGAAGAACCATTCCAGTAGACATACCGCTTTCTTGAGATGATTGATAGGGCTCACTCCATGCTCTTTTCTGACCATATCGGCGATATCACTTGTGATAGTGTAAAGAGCCTTGTAACATGATATCATGTAGCTTGGCAGTGAATCAATAGCAGCAAGATCCCACCTGTCAATAATGTACAATTTTGGTGTGAAATGTCGATAAAAAATATAATTTTATATCATGTATAAGGTCTTAAGCTTAAGTAATCCTTGAGTTTTTATTCTATTAACAAAGTAGATGCCATTTTGCACATATACAATCtctaatatgaaatatttttgctttttgtttgaaTATACAATAAATAATTGGAAAATTATTAATATTTAAAAATATTTCGCATAAAAACTCAATGTTGATTTCAAAACAATATTAAAACATCTGAATATATTATATGTCAAAGTTAAAGAAGTTTGAATATCTGATTGGACATATTTAATATGTCATTTCCTTACCAAAAAGGCAACTATATTGCTTCCCTAATCGTATTAACCTTATATATTATGGAAACTACAATGCTCACGTTTTGATCGCCTCAGTAAAGAGGGAAAGCTCCTCTTGTGTGGCGACAAGATCAAAGATGTCATCCACAATGTAGACCATGGATATGATCTTTGTGATCTCAATCCGATATCTAGAGAAGGAGAAACCCTCGAGGACAGTCATGGGCCACATGTACCACTTAAGAACTTGGTCCCTTGCAGCCGGTATTTCTTGAGCCAATCCTAGATCCATCCACCATCTGTGTGAAAAGGAATTTTCCTATGTTAAAACCACCACTCTTTTAATTGAGGAATACGTGAGTAATAAAAAATGTTAATTTATCAAATTTGGCCAAGAGTTCTAACTTTTCTCTCTTATCATGAAAATGCACATATTTGCCCGTTTTTACAAAAGTAATCATTGATGGCTAGTAGTTTATTATATTTATACCTCTTAACCTCTTGCATTTCCCTCTGATGCTGCAACTTCTTAATCGTAAACTCTGCAAATGCCAAATTCTCAATTGCCATGTTCCTAGTGGGCATGCTCTGGAGGTAGCTCAGATGGTGCCTTGCCTTGTATTGCATCAGGCTCACATGATAGGGATGGTCTAGTGACCGCCTCACATATATTGCAAGGTTTGGCTCCAAATACTTAATTGCGAATCTAAGATGCTTGCTTGAGAATTCGTTTGCCTTGTAGAGTGATGATTCTCCCATGTTGAGGTGTGATATGTCTTGCAAGCTGAGCAACCCTCTAATGTCTTTGCTGAGCCCAAGGTTGAACTCACCATTATCGTTTCTGAACTTCTGAAGAACATCATCTGCCAATTCATTGAGAAGGGGTCTTAGGCACATGTCATAAATAATGAGTACAATACATCTCGAGGGAGGTGCTTATACAGTCCACAAGGAAACATTAAACCTTAGTTTAGACCTGGCTACTCTAAGATAATTTCATATCAAAGTTATCGCGTAAAATTCATTTCATAGACCAAATTGCACTCAAGATTCCCAGACTTGTTTGTTTATCTGTCTTGAGACGCTAAACTTGTATTTTACTGACCTGCCGAAACATAATATCCAGCTTCTCGCATCAGCCTCAAGGAAAGGGTTGCATCAAGCAGATCATCACTATGGATGAGATCTGCACACGAGTCTATGATGGTGTCGATCTTGTCTTGGAAATAGTGGTCGATGCAGAGGCGCTTGAGGTGATCAACAGTGGTCAATAAGCCTCGTCGACTCGGATGGTGATGCAGCAATGCTTGAACATTCTTTACGCTTTCCTGGTGTGTTGCACAGAGACATCAAACTTCTTCAAAAGAATACAAAGTTTACAGAACTTTGACTATTATAAGGTTTTGGGTGATAGCACCTACAGTATTTAGATTTACCATTAAAAATACTTTCGTAATAATGTATGTTTATATATTTTATAAACATCTTTAAAAAATTAATGGGATGATCTGGTTCGTAGTTCCTCCTAGGACCATGTCCTTTCTTTCCTTTTGGTGGAAGGTGACGTTTGTGACGACAGGCTTGTGCTAGGCTCAACATTATAGCTCTCACAGGTTTGAACTCGATCCCTTGTGTAATAATAATTAGAAAAAGGACATAAAGACGCATGCTAATTGCATATATGGGTGATAACCATATATACCTGGAAGTCAAAATCATCGGACAGCTCATGTGACGCAGGCTCCCGCCCGGGACATATCACCGTTGATGGGCGGAAGAAGGCACGGTTGCCTCCGCTCCGGCCACCATTTCTGGCCACCGGTGAAGCCGAATGGTGCAGTGGCTGAACGGAGAAGACATGCGCAGCAGCCATCGGTTGCTCAATTAATGGGGACGGACTGGCTAAGTGGGCGTGTTACAGATCGACTAAGTAGGCTCACTGGCTAAGTGTGGCCTGGGAGCTGCTGCTGGTGCTATGTCTTTGGATATGAGCAATGCAGGCATGCCCTCTAGATTTATAGGGAGGGGGGTAGGAGTGGTTGCAGCTGCGTCGATCCATCCTCCACCGAGTGAGTGGTGTTTGAAGTTGGACTATGCATGCGCCCCAGGCGAGCCATGTGGAAAATTCACTAAACGTGAACGATTGTAGCGTACGTCATGCTTGATCAGTTAGTCCTAGTTCCATAACTACGTGCACATTTAATAATTCACTTCGCTCACGCGCGTCACGTGATGCATGCACACTAATCAAATTCAGTTTTTCGTCTAGAGCCAAAGTATATATTTTTCGCTTTGGCGGGCACACCATGCATCTTTGCTGTCAGCAGCAGCAAGCGTCAAGAAATTACGATGAGCATTCTTCTGGTATTTCTACAATTCTACGAGCAACAGGTCGTCCATCATATATGTTCACTCGGTTTCGTCTTGCTCTGAGCGCGTGTACGTGTGATGTGTGTATGTATGGTCGTGATGGACCGGACAAATATCGGGACATCGTGCACACGGCAGTACGTACGGTTTGTCCCTGCAGCCCTTTTCTGCCACGTGAACGTCGCGATCTGCCGcgcggagagagagagagagagagagagagagagagagagagagagagagagagagatggttGGTCGGTCGAGAGGGCAATGGAAAAGTCTACTGATGGGCGAGCTTTTGATCGGCTGTTGCCTAGCTCGCAGTCCGTCGAGCTCGTTGCCAGAGAACCATATACATGCGTACTACCTAGCTACTGATAGAGAGCggtcaacaacaacaaaaaacaaccCCCAAACATGTAACATGTGTGTACACGACTCGTACTGGCAATGCGCGTGTACGTGGAGCTTCCTCGAATTCTTCGTCCAAATTGTCACCAGTGGGGTACTTATGTGAATTAATTATCGAGTGGAAAACTTTAGTGAAGTAGAAAATGTTGGAGCAAGACCTACATAACCAAGCAATTAGACCATCACCCGAAAAGAAAAGGCAATTAAACCATATATGAATTATTTTTTCAAAGTTCTCCCGCGTACATAGGGCTAGCAAGGATCCATTTGAAGATGAAATCATTCCGGTGGATCCAAATGCTCCCAGGGACAGAAGGAATAATCTCCATATTAAAAAGAACACCGAGCACCTGCTTTAAGGTGACAGTATGAAGAAATTCTAAGCCGTGAAGGCTGACATCTGGGCAGAGATATGACGTGCAACAGTGAGCAAATAGGCAGCCAAAGAAAAGATGCTCATCTCCGTTTCTAAAACATATAGATTCCAAACAACACAATCATAAGATGAAGCCTTGGGCAGAGTTACCGTGTTGTTGTACCAACCCCTTACTGGTGCCGCTCCCTAGCGGGCGGCCCAAGAGCAAACCCTAGTCATCGGCCaaccaccccaccccaccccaccctcctccccTGGCCACCGCCGGAGGGCTCCTTCACAACAAGCTCGCACGGTATCGGTGCCAGCGGGACTCTTGTCCCTCTTGCAAGGCATTGAGATTTGTGCACTTTTTCGAGCTGTCAAAATAAACGCTATAATTTATTTCGCACAAGATTGGTAAAGGTTTATAACACAATGAATATATTTTTCAGACTTTTATGAACAAATTTGTAAAATCAAGTCAGGATAAGTTAATTCTCAATTGACTGAGCCATAGGTGTTGAAATATGAGATGGGCCTAGAGCCCATATGACAATTTCAGATTTAATCTCTAAGAGCCCACGTAGGTGGCATGACAaggtggtgggaagtttagtcccataccGCTAGTGGAAGGAGAGTTGGAGTGGTTTATAAAGGATTCTCTCCctcatgctattggagcttgagaagaaaagaagccctcgcgcactcctcctcctccgctcgcctcgtcacgacgcgccacgccgcggattgagccgagccgagctgaGCTCACTCCTATGCGCTTCTTTTTACCGGTCAGGAACGGAGAGTCTTTGACAGGTAgggccacgatctgagacgtcggatcATGGGCTACCGACTTGGACGTGGGTtcagcccacgtctctccacgcgcGGCCGCACATATATATGTGGGGCGctgccaaccctagccgccgcgaAAACATAACGCATCTCCATCTCCGCCTCCACGCCCACGTCGTTCCTCTactgctgctgccgccggcgaCTCCATCCCGTTCACCGCGTACACGGTTGATGGGAGAGCAGGCCTCCGAAACCCCGCCTCTCCGGATCCTGTACAGCAGAGGGGCGATTAGGTTTTTGGGTAGCGACTACACGACTGCTCGCTTCTGTTCATCTACGTCCGCACCACCTTCGTCATCACCATGTCGACCGTGCCGCCGCTGAGAAGGCCGAGGCCGACAAGAAGGCCGCTGAGGATGCCGCGGCTGCTttcaccgccaccgccgccgcgtgGCCGATTGGAGGGTATACATCGCTTATCCCTCTCGTGTTTCTTTCTATTGTAGCAGTACTAGCGATATGCGTAGATATTTCTACTATGTGCGTAGTACATGCTCTGATAGATCGTAATCAGTGTGTCATCAATGTTGTCCATGTCATGCTCATGATTTATTCATGGATTAATTTAATCGAAAAACTGCCTATTTACTTATCAATCAAAAAACCTAATGTGTGTAGGAGTTTTTCGAATTCTGGTTTTGCTGCTGCACTGAAACCGTCCCCGTTTACGGGGACGTActttaagcgttggcagactaAAACCACCTTATGCCTCACGGCCatgaacgtgttctgggtcgCCGGTGTGACTCCCACAGGAACGATcgctcctgaacaggagaaggcgttcATGGAGGCCACTGTCGTGTTCCTCGGGGCAGTTCTGAGCGT
The sequence above is a segment of the Aegilops tauschii subsp. strangulata cultivar AL8/78 chromosome 6, Aet v6.0, whole genome shotgun sequence genome. Coding sequences within it:
- the LOC109765297 gene encoding S-(+)-linalool synthase, chloroplastic produces the protein MAAAHVFSVQPLHHSASPVARNGGRSGGNRAFFRPSTVICPGREPASHELSDDFDFQESVKNVQALLHHHPSRRGLLTTVDHLKRLCIDHYFQDKIDTIIDSCADLIHSDDLLDATLSLRLMREAGYYVSADDVLQKFRNDNGEFNLGLSKDIRGLLSLQDISHLNMGESSLYKANEFSSKHLRFAIKYLEPNLAIYVRRSLDHPYHVSLMQYKARHHLSYLQSMPTRNMAIENLAFAEFTIKKLQHQREMQEVKRWWMDLGLAQEIPAARDQVLKWYMWPMTVLEGFSFSRYRIEITKIISMVYIVDDIFDLVATQEELSLFTEAIKTWDLAAIDSLPSYMISCYKALYTITSDIADMVRKEHGVSPINHLKKAWATLFDGFMTEGKWLSTNQVPTSEDYLRNGVVTSGAPLVFMHLFFMLGHELPEGNNDDIHRVISCPAKIMRLWDDMGSAKDESQNGLDGSYKELYQRENPHGDAEKHMLEMIGSEWEGLNRECFSGTTSTLSHSFITASLNFARMVRVMYGYDDEQKLPVL